A window of the Oncorhynchus masou masou isolate Uvic2021 chromosome 13, UVic_Omas_1.1, whole genome shotgun sequence genome harbors these coding sequences:
- the LOC135553076 gene encoding serpin H1-like, producing the protein MWVTNVVVLCLLAVAASGEDKKKLSSHATTMADKSANLAFSLYHTVAKEKGLDNILISPVVVASSLGMVALGGKASTASQVKSVLSADALKDEHLHTGLSELLTEVSDPKTRNVTWKISNRLYGPSSVTFADNFVKSSKKHYNYDHSKINLRDKRSAVNSINEWASKSTDGKLPEITKDVQNADGATIANAMFFKPHWDEKFHETMVDNRGFLVTRSFTVSVPMMHRTGLYKFHDDTENRLFVLDMPLGQKQSSLVFIMPYHLEPLDRLEKLLTRKQLETWMGKMEERAVAISLPKVSMEVSHNLQKTLGELGLTDAVDKTKADLSNISGKKDLYLSNVFHASSMEWDIEGNPIDTSIFGSEKLRNPKLFYADHPFIFLVKDNKTNSILFIGRMVRPKGDKMRDEL; encoded by the exons ATGTGGGTAACCAACGTTGTAGTTCTGTGCCTCCTGGCCGTTGCGGCCTCCGGAGAAGACAAGAAGAAGCTGAGCAGCCATGCCACCACCATGGCTGACAAGAGCGCCAACCTGGCCTTCAGCCTCTACCACACGGTGGCCAAGGAGAAGGGCCTTGACAACATCCTGATATCCCCTGTGGTGGTGGCCTCCTCCCTGGGCATGGTGGCCCTCGGGGGCAAGGCATCCACCGCTTCCCAGGTCAAGTCTGTCCTCAGCGCTGACGCCCTGAAGGACGAGCACCTGCACACAGGCCTGTCAGAGCTCCTGACTGAGGTCAGCGACCCCAAGACCCGGAACGTCACATGGAAGATCAGTAACCGCCTCTACGGCCCCAGCTCGGTCACCTTCGCCGACAACTTTGTGAAGAGCAGCAAGAAGCACTACAACTATGACCACTCGAAGATCAACCTCAGGGACAAGAGGAGCGCAGTGAACTCCATCAACGAATGGGCGTCCAAGTCGACAGACGGCAAGCTGCCTGAGATCACCAAGGATGTGCAGAATGCTGACGGAGCAACGATCGCCAACGCTATGTTCTTCAAGC CTCACTGGGATGAGAAGTTCCATGAGACGATGGTAGACAACCGTGGCTTCCTGGTGACCCGTTCATTCACAGTCTCTGTTCCCATGATGCATCGCACCG GTCTCTATAAGTTTCATGATGACACAGAGAACAGGTTGTTTGTGCTGGACATGCCACTGGGCCAGAAGCAGTCCAGCCTGGTGTTCATCATGCCCTATCACCTGGAACCCCTTGACAGGCTGGAGAAGCTGCTGACCCGCAAGCAGCTGGAAACCTGGATGGGCAAGATGGAGGAGAGGGCCGTGGCCATCTCTCTGCCCAAAGTCAGCATGGAGGTTAGCCACAACCTCCAG AAAACTCTTGGTGAACTTGGTCTGACCGACGCTGTGGACAAAACCAAGGCCGATCTGTCCAACATCTCCGGCAAGAAGGACCTGTACCTCTCCAACGTGTTCCACGCCTCTTCAATGGAGTGGGACATCGAGGGGAACCCCATCGACACCAGCATCTTCGGAAGTGAGAAGCTGAGGAACCCCAAGTTGTTCTATGCTGACCATCCCTTCATCTTCCTGGTGAAGGACAACAAGACCAACTCCATCCTCTTCATCGGCAGAATGGTGCGACCCAAAGGAGACAAGATGCGTGATGAGTTGTAA